The Oscillospiraceae bacterium region CCGACGGCTTTGATCGCATCGGGGATGGCGACGCTGGTGTGGGTGTAGGCGGCGGGATTGATGATCAGGCCGTCATAAATCAGATAGGCGGCTTGAATGCGGTCGACGATTGCACCCTCGTGGTTGGACTGGTAGAAGTCGACCGAGATATCTTTTTCGGCGCAATAATTTTTGACCAATG contains the following coding sequences:
- a CDS encoding type II 3-dehydroquinate dehydratase, giving the protein MKLLVINGPNLNLLGVREPEIYGKQTLSDLEALVKNYCAEKDISVDFYQSNHEGAIVDRIQAAYLIYDGLIINPAAYTHTSVAIPDAIKAVG